CACGAGGTTCTTTCTAGGTATCGTTCGTTCGGCCCTGATTCAGACATCGACATAGCTGTAGTAAGCCCGGAAATATTCCGAATGATTTGGGATGACCTTTCAATTTTTGCACACGGTTACGCATGGATGCCATGGGATTCAAAACGACTTGGGGACTATATGGTGTACGGCTGGTTGAGGCCAGACCATTTTCCGCGTGGCAGTAGGCTCAGACGTTGCGATGATTGGTGGGACTGTTTTCGCTATTTCTCTGCCGATTTGCGATTTGGTCGACGCAAGGTTCGTGGAGGGCTTTTTCATTCGTTGTCAGATTTGAAAAGGTATCTTCGGCGTGCCGTTAAGGAGTGCATCAACTTTGAAAGAGAGAATTCATGAAGACCTCTGCGTCTAACAAAAAGATTCGAGAAATTATCAGCATGGTTAAAACGGGGAAACTTATTCCCAAGCCCGAATTTCAGAGGAGATTGGTGTGGACGCACAAAGATAAAGACCACTTTTTAGACACAATACTTCGTGGGTATCCTTTCCCAGAAATATATTTGGCAGACGGGGATGTAGATCTTGATTCCGGCGAAGGCACCCAACTCTTAGTAGATGGATTGCAGAGGGTTAGCACAATTCTCGAATACTTTGAAGGATCTCCAAATCTCCGATTACTTACGATTCCCCCCTACAGAGAATTGGAGGAAGACCAAAAAAAGGAATTCCTTCAGTACGATGTCGCTGTGAGAGATCTTGGAAGTGCAAACAGAAGGCAGATTATCGATACATTCAAACGAATAAATGCAACCAAATATTCTCTTTTGGACATTGAAGTCAACAACGCCGTTTACGCGGGAGAGTTGAAAAAATTCGCTGAGCGGATCGCAGAAGACGACTTTTTTATTCGTAATCGCGTATTTGATGCTCGCGATTTCAAGCGCATGGGCGATCTTCGTTACACGTTAACTCTAATAATTACGTTTTTGCAGGGTTATTTCAATCGAGATGACGACTTCGGCGAACTATTAGATCGCTTCAATGATGAATTTCCCCGAGAACAGGAAATCGAGCAACGACTTCGATTTTGTTTTGACCTGGTGTCGGAATGTGGCTTTGAAGCAAAAAGTCGAATATGGAAGAAGGCAGACCTATTCACCGTGCTTGTAGAGCTCGATAAGCTTCGCCAGTCTGGAATCCAGCTTCCCCAACCGTTGCAATTACTTGAGAAATTGACCGATTTTTATGAGCAAATAGACGAGACTAATGATGTTGGCTCAAGCAATATTCCCGCTATCTATTACAAGGCCTCCCTCCAAGCAACGAACGACCGTGTTAATCGTCTAAGGCGAGGCTTCATCATAGGCGGACTACTTCAAGGTCGAACATACGAAAACATTCTTAATGAAATTGAGGCGGAAAAACTTATATGACACACGAAGAACGGGCGGGTGGCACTGGTGACTTCACCAGTGTTCGATATGATTGATCCAAACAACTCACCCCAGTGTCTTCGCCGGCGGAACCACGCCTCACGCCACGTCCCACCTCGTCACACACAACCGTAGCCTGGGGTCACGCAACGTCTGGAACCATCTCCGATCGGCTTGCACTGGTGAGGGCACCAGTGCCACCAAAAAAACGAAGGGCGAACGGGCGTGGGAGCACCCAAACGCGTCAAGCACGGTCACGAGCCGGGCGACCTGCACGAATTGACCTTCTCGTGCTACCGGAGGCTCCCGCTCCTGACCAACGACCGATGGCGAACCCTGCTCGCTCGGGCGATCGACAGCGCCGTAGAACGCCATGAATTCCATCTGATCGCCTTCGTGTTCATGCCCGGGCATGTCCACTTGCTCGTCCTTCCGCTCTCGCAAGAGCCCCGGATCGATCGGCTCCTGAAGGCGATCAAGCGTCCCTTCTCTGGACAGATCAAGCGCGACCTGATCACCTCCGGCAGCCGCCTGCTCGATCGCCTGATCGTCCGCGAGCGACCCGGGCGCTCTTGCTTCCGATTCTGGCAGGAAGGGCCGGGATTCGACCGCAACCTGAACTCAGAGGCCGCCGTCATGGCCGCCATCGAGCACATCCACCTCAACCCCGTCCGACGACGCCTCTGCTCCCGGGCCGACGCCTACCGATGGTCCAGCGCCTGGCGATTCGACCGTCCCGAGCTCCCCCCCGATCCCGATCTGCCCACCCTTCACAACCTCTCCTACGAAGTCTTCACCGGTCCCGAAACACGAGGCCAGTAAGCCTCCTCACATCGCGGAACCTTGATCTGTCGTTCGACACTGGACGACTGAGAACGGTCGGCCCATCGGTATTGAATTGCCCTCGCCGTCGCTCGTCACCGTCGACGGCCTCAATCAGGTCCTCGACGCCTTGCACCTCGAACCCGTCGCCCCCGAGGAGGTCGCCCCCGTCGGTGCGGCCTGAGTCGAGTCGGTCATGGCGGGTGGCAGTGGTACGTTCAGCCGCGTCCCCTCCGCTCGTCCCGAACCAACACCTTTAAATCACCGGCAAACGTCTCCACGCCCTGGCCCGATCGATCAATGTGTGCCAGGGCACTTTGCGTCAACCCAGGGCCGCGAGTTCCCAGATAACACCTGCCGGCACGTGGCACGGATGGAGTCACTTGCGCCACGAGTCAAAGGGCCGAGCGTCAGTCGGAGGAGAGGGGGCGGGTGCAGGGGTCGTCGGGGCGCACGTCGGGGCGGACACGGATCCAGTGGTCGGAGAAGAGGATGCCCTGGCCGGCGTCGGTGCCGGGCATGTGGCAGTCGATGCAGCCAAGGTTGACGGTCGGCGGGGTGGGGGGGGCGTCAGAGGGGGTGTGACAGCTCAGGCAGAGGGACTGGTAGTGAAGTGGGTCCGTCTCGACCCGAGCGTGCGGGTCGTGGCAGGTCACGCAGCTCAGAGCCCCCGGGCTCTCGGTGTAGCAGGCCGATTGCAGGAGGCCGACGGGCTGGAAGCGGGCCAGTTGCGGATTCTGGGGAGAGAGTTCGCGGGGGGCCAGGTCCTCCGGCATCCGATGGCACTCGCCGCACGAAGCCACCGTGTCGGAGGCGAGGGAGCCGAAGCCCAGCGGCATCGACAGGTCGAGGTCGCCGCGGTGGGCAGCCTCGACGTGGCCTGAGGCGGGCCCGTGGCAGCGCTCGCAGGAGACGTTGAGAATCAGGTCCTCCCGGTCGAACTCGCCCGGCCGTGTGGCTAACCTCGTCGAGTGGCAGGCGAGGCACCGGAGTGTCGCGGGCGGCCGAGACTCGTGGCCCATCGGGCCGGATCGGCCAAGCCTGGCGTCGGCCTCCTGGCCCGGGGTGACTCGCATCGTCTCGCCGTCCCCGGCGAAATACGTCATCCGGTGCTCCAGCGAGCCCGGTGGGCCCGAGACGCGGCCGATCAACGTGAGGAAGGTTGTTGAGTGATGCCCCGACCCCACGGCGAAGTCGATCGGGAGGGATTCTCTGTCGTTCCCCACAATCCGCTCGACGAGGAACGAGCCGTCGGCCAGTTCGTAGCGCCACGAGACGTCGGGGTGCTCCGGGTCGGGCACGGTTTGGCCGTCGAGGAGGCGGGCCACCGGATGCTCGGCGGCCGGTTGGAGCGTCTTCGAGTGGCCGGAGCCGAGGTAGCGGATGTGCTCGGCCGGGTGGCAGTCCCGGCACGACTCGTCACCAACATAGGTCCAGGCGGGCTCGGGCTCGGGCTCGGTGGCGAGGGTCGTCCGACGGGCGACCTCGGGGCCGGACAATCCCCGACGCCCTCGGTCATTCGGGTCGCACCCCAGCACAATGAACAGGGCCATCACCCCGACCAGCAGGCTCGAAACCGAGATGACCGGATTGATCGCTCTGGACTGCACCGGAACCACCCCCTGGGACCTCGGCGGATCATCGAGCCAACGCTCACGAAACGCTCCCGGGCCGGTCGAGGGACCGATCAAGCCCCGCCGCCTCCCCCCGGCCTTCTCCAACCCCGAAGATTCTACTGTAACGGCCTGAAGGCCGAGGGATCAAGGTTATCGTCTGGACGTCGAAATTGTCTCAAAGATTTCATATACACACTATTGAGTTAATCACCACTGAGTCGCCGGGGTGAACCGACGAAGGAGGCCGAGCCAACGACGGCAGCGGAGTTGTTGAGTCTGGAGGTCAGCCTCGATGATGTCGCATTGCTTGACGTTTGCGACTCGGAGTGCTCTTGAGCCTCATCGCCCCTGAGCCCAGATCGATCGGGCCGAGGAGGTCGCCCCCGTCGGCACGGCCTGAGAGAGTTGTGGCGTTCGGGAAACGAAGACGCGGGGAATGGCGATTTCAAGAAACATCCACTCACGGAGGGAGTGGACCGCGCGTAAACCAGGTGGCACCACCGCTCCGCGAAGGTTCGGGGAGTGGGGCCGCTGATGTGAGCGGAATCGGCGGGCATCAGAGCGATGATGTCGGGCCAGCAGGAGTTCCGCTTCCTCGACCAAGAACGGGGTCACTCCCCCCCGGTCGAGCGCGATCAGTGCGTGGGCGGAGCGGTCGGCGCGAGGGTGGACGGGGAGATGATCCCGTCAACACGTCGGCCACGACCGCCGGGAGGTTTCCATGCGCTCCCTTCTCCTGGCCGCAGGTCTGACTCTGGGGATTGCGATTCCCCCAGCAGCGGAGGCGGGCGTGATCACGACCTTCCGCACCTCCAAGAATGGCATGAACGCCATCCGTTATCAGGGTTCGACGTATACATTCAACGATCTGGTCGATCGGCGTAACCTCAATCCCGCACGTTTCGATCATTACCATCATCGGCTCGGATACGCGATCTCCCTCGGTCGGGACGGGCTCCAGGCCCGTCGCGATCTGAACCCGCGCCGGTTCGATGCCTATCACCCGGTGCTCGCGTACTTGATCGACGGCAGCAATCCCGGCGGCCAGGGGGACCCCTCTCCCTCATTCCCGGGCTCGTCGCTCGATCCGATCCCGATCCCCGGCCCGATCCCGCCCGTCGACCCGGTCCCCCCGATCACTCCCCCCGAGCTCGTCACGCCCCCCGGCCCGGCTCCGCCGCTCAACGATCTTCTCACGCCCACCGACCCCATCAATCCACTGGACCCGACGCTGCCGATCGACCCAATCGACCCCATTGATCCGACCGACCCAAACGATTCCGAGGAGTTGATCGGCTCGGACCCCTGGCCCGATCCGGACCTGGTTCCGATCCCCGAGCCTTCCAGCCTGATCCTTGCCCTGGGCAGTCTCCTGATTCTGGGAGGATACGGCCTGATCCACCGTCGCAGCCAGGTGGCAAGGGGCGCGTCGGTTTCCACCCAGGTTCGATCGGGTTGACCCCCACACAATGCCCCGGGTTCTTTGTCGGCGGAACCAACAAGCGCGAAATCATCCGCACCTTGTCCCGGACGTGGTTACGGCCAGGAGTCACGCACGCCTCGGAACCGGTCGCGCTCCAGGGGCACGGCCAAGGACATCTATTCATCATTGTTCAAGATTCGGTACAGATGGACCTGATACCCTTCGAAGCGGTCCTGCCAGGTCCCCTCGGCGGCGTCGATCGCGCGATCCTCGCCAAGGACCTCGACCCGGACATCGCCGGAGTCAGGAAGGGTGAAAGTGGCGGTCGTCTCTCCGTCGCGCATCGAGACGGCAAAGAGATACGTGGCCCCGTCGTATTGCCTGACGGCGACGGCAATCGGCACGTCCTCGTTCGAGGAGGAGACGCGGGCGAGGTCGGGTCGATCGGGAGCGTGAAGCACCGGGGCAAGCTCCTGGATCTGACGGTTCAGGGCGGCAACCTCCCGGCTCATGGCGTCGTCGGCAAGGAGCCCGGCCTCGATGAAGTTTGGCTG
This sequence is a window from Tautonia rosea. Protein-coding genes within it:
- a CDS encoding DUF262 domain-containing protein, whose protein sequence is MKTSASNKKIREIISMVKTGKLIPKPEFQRRLVWTHKDKDHFLDTILRGYPFPEIYLADGDVDLDSGEGTQLLVDGLQRVSTILEYFEGSPNLRLLTIPPYRELEEDQKKEFLQYDVAVRDLGSANRRQIIDTFKRINATKYSLLDIEVNNAVYAGELKKFAERIAEDDFFIRNRVFDARDFKRMGDLRYTLTLIITFLQGYFNRDDDFGELLDRFNDEFPREQEIEQRLRFCFDLVSECGFEAKSRIWKKADLFTVLVELDKLRQSGIQLPQPLQLLEKLTDFYEQIDETNDVGSSNIPAIYYKASLQATNDRVNRLRRGFIIGGLLQGRTYENILNEIEAEKLI
- a CDS encoding transposase, which encodes MGAPKRVKHGHEPGDLHELTFSCYRRLPLLTNDRWRTLLARAIDSAVERHEFHLIAFVFMPGHVHLLVLPLSQEPRIDRLLKAIKRPFSGQIKRDLITSGSRLLDRLIVRERPGRSCFRFWQEGPGFDRNLNSEAAVMAAIEHIHLNPVRRRLCSRADAYRWSSAWRFDRPELPPDPDLPTLHNLSYEVFTGPETRGQ
- a CDS encoding multiheme c-type cytochrome gives rise to the protein MIGPSTGPGAFRERWLDDPPRSQGVVPVQSRAINPVISVSSLLVGVMALFIVLGCDPNDRGRRGLSGPEVARRTTLATEPEPEPAWTYVGDESCRDCHPAEHIRYLGSGHSKTLQPAAEHPVARLLDGQTVPDPEHPDVSWRYELADGSFLVERIVGNDRESLPIDFAVGSGHHSTTFLTLIGRVSGPPGSLEHRMTYFAGDGETMRVTPGQEADARLGRSGPMGHESRPPATLRCLACHSTRLATRPGEFDREDLILNVSCERCHGPASGHVEAAHRGDLDLSMPLGFGSLASDTVASCGECHRMPEDLAPRELSPQNPQLARFQPVGLLQSACYTESPGALSCVTCHDPHARVETDPLHYQSLCLSCHTPSDAPPTPPTVNLGCIDCHMPGTDAGQGILFSDHWIRVRPDVRPDDPCTRPLSSD